A genome region from Cytophagia bacterium CHB2 includes the following:
- a CDS encoding adenylate/guanylate cyclase domain-containing protein, whose amino-acid sequence MFGQQVSPEIVDALLKQKPDPIIQKRSVCIMFLDIRNFTPFAAMHTPEEIIAYQNAVFGFMIDIINGHHGIINQFLGDSFTSTFGAPLSFGNDCRNVVEAALAIIARLKQENDNGNIPPTRVGIGIHAGEVVAGNVGSSLRKQYSITGIE is encoded by the coding sequence TTGTTTGGCCAGCAGGTCTCACCGGAGATTGTCGACGCGCTGCTGAAGCAGAAGCCGGACCCGATCATTCAGAAGCGGTCGGTTTGCATCATGTTTTTGGACATTAGGAATTTCACCCCTTTCGCCGCGATGCACACACCGGAAGAAATTATCGCTTATCAGAACGCCGTTTTCGGCTTTATGATTGACATCATCAACGGCCACCACGGCATTATCAATCAATTCTTGGGTGACAGCTTCACGTCGACTTTTGGGGCGCCGCTCTCTTTCGGAAATGACTGTCGCAATGTCGTTGAGGCTGCGCTTGCAATCATTGCTCGGCTCAAACAGGAAAACGACAACGGGAATATCCCACCGACCAGAGTGGGAATCGGCATTCACGCCGGTGAAGTGGTAGCGGGCAATGTCGGCTCCTCGCTTCGCAAGCAGTATTCGATCACCGGCATAGAGTGA
- a CDS encoding DUF4258 domain-containing protein, producing MKPIRLTQHARDQCKERGTKEAEVRQAIQHGSREPAKKGGEQCRFNFPYGRSWQGNDYAIKQVARVIKEKRGRSWSLPFTLFTFER from the coding sequence ATGAAACCGATTCGTTTGACACAACATGCTCGTGATCAATGTAAAGAGCGCGGAACAAAAGAAGCCGAGGTACGCCAGGCCATTCAACACGGGTCGCGCGAGCCGGCGAAGAAAGGCGGGGAACAGTGCCGTTTCAACTTTCCTTATGGCCGATCTTGGCAGGGCAACGACTATGCGATCAAGCAGGTCGCGCGAGTGATCAAAGAAAAGCGCGGGAGATCGTGGTCATTACCGTTTACACTTTTTACTTTTGAGAGATAG
- a CDS encoding UPF0175 family protein, translating to MIQPQPTHANTEIDALVRTGLYQNHDEVISDALRNLLLNNKALRLELAIELFRADEVSLGRAAEIAGIDRWEFQDILHQRHIPIIIEAESAEAMDRDIARFFSKEQ from the coding sequence ATGATTCAACCACAACCAACTCATGCCAACACGGAGATCGACGCGCTGGTTCGAACCGGCCTCTATCAAAACCATGATGAGGTCATTTCCGATGCGCTTCGCAATCTCTTGCTCAACAATAAGGCACTCCGGCTGGAGCTTGCCATCGAGTTGTTCCGAGCCGATGAGGTTTCCCTTGGCCGCGCCGCTGAAATTGCCGGCATCGACCGCTGGGAATTTCAAGATATTTTGCACCAGCGCCACATTCCTATTATTATAGAAGCTGAGTCTGCCGAAGCGATGGATAGGGATATCGCGCGGTTCTTTAGCAAAGAGCAATGA
- a CDS encoding STAS/SEC14 domain-containing protein, translated as MGKVAEPVAAYVRAPSFDELLKYVSQLNLPELDQFVFRVIALRARRRAPNLSKTETELLMRINQGPPPDIQQRFRKLNSKRKAEKITPDEHQELLALIDRIEQFDVERVKYLAELANLRGTSLKALMKELDIRPPAMA; from the coding sequence ATCGGTAAAGTTGCAGAGCCGGTAGCTGCGTATGTCCGTGCGCCTTCTTTTGATGAATTGTTGAAATACGTCAGTCAATTAAATTTGCCTGAATTGGATCAATTTGTCTTTCGAGTCATAGCGTTGCGAGCTCGGCGTCGAGCTCCTAATTTGTCAAAAACTGAAACCGAATTGCTCATGAGAATCAATCAGGGACCGCCGCCTGATATTCAACAACGTTTTAGGAAGCTAAATAGCAAGCGCAAAGCCGAAAAGATCACGCCGGATGAGCATCAAGAATTGCTGGCTTTGATTGACCGGATTGAACAGTTTGATGTCGAACGCGTTAAATATCTTGCCGAGTTGGCGAATCTTAGAGGGACTTCACTAAAAGCTCTCATGAAAGAATTGGATATTCGCCCTCCTGCTATGGCATGA
- a CDS encoding DUF2283 domain-containing protein, translating to MKISYDPEVDALYIRLIEGNHECRTVRLNEEVALNIGAGERLIGIEILDAKEVLGQGQLPPLLLENIALAPAA from the coding sequence ATGAAAATCAGTTATGATCCCGAAGTCGATGCGTTGTATATTCGCCTGATTGAAGGAAATCATGAATGCCGCACGGTTCGGCTGAACGAAGAGGTCGCATTAAATATCGGTGCCGGCGAACGCTTAATTGGCATTGAGATTCTTGACGCCAAAGAAGTTTTGGGACAAGGCCAGTTGCCTCCGCTTCTTTTGGAAAACATTGCGTTGGCGCCAGCGGCTTAA